Proteins from a single region of Salvia hispanica cultivar TCC Black 2014 unplaced genomic scaffold, UniMelb_Shisp_WGS_1.0 HiC_scaffold_502, whole genome shotgun sequence:
- the LOC125199436 gene encoding methionine aminopeptidase 1B, chloroplastic-like, whose product MIAGDISLSSSTFSFHGDARLSASSTHLMGAPLASQSALPSQSAKLMRRLVVYSKRISGLEEAIRIRRERELRTSTTSKRRPPLRRGRVSPGLPVPDHIPRPPYVGTKLLPDIAEEHQIHDAEGLARLRAACELAARVVDYGGTLVRPSVTTNEIDKAVHQMIIDAGAYPSPLGYGGFPKSVCTSVNECMCHGIPDSRQLQDGDIINIDVTVYLNGYHGDTS is encoded by the exons ATGATAGCGGGAGATATTTCTCTGTCATCTTCCACGTTCAGCTTCCATGGCGATGCAAGACTGTCAGCGTCGTCCACTCATCTCATGGGGGCCCCACTCGCTTCTCAAAGCGCTTTGCCTTCGCAGA GTGCAAAGTTGATGAGACGGCTTGTTGTTTACTCGAAGAGAATATCAGGCTTGGAGGAAGCCATCAGGATAAGAAG AGAGCGTGAGCTTCGAACTTCAACTACATCCAAAAGACGGCCTCCTTTGAGACGTGGAAGGGTATCACCTGGCCTTCCTGTCCCTGATCATATCCCGAGGCCTCCTTATGTAGGTACAAAATTGTTACCGGATATTGCAGAGGAGCATCAAATTCATGATGCCGAAGGCCTTGCTCGCTTGAGGGCTGCATGTGAACTTGCTGCTCGGGTGGTAGACTATGGGGGGACCCTAGTCAGG CCCTCTGTAACGACAAATGAGATTGACAAAGCTGTCCATCAAATGATCATTGATGCTGGTGCTTACCCTTCTCCATTAGGGTATGGGGGTTTTCCTAAGAGTGTATGCACATCAGTTAATGAGTGTATGTGCCATGGAATACCAGATTCACGCCAGTTACAG GATGGTGATATAATAAACATAGATGTGACAGTCTACTTAAAT GGTTATCATGGAGATACATCC